One window from the genome of Amaranthus tricolor cultivar Red isolate AtriRed21 chromosome 9, ASM2621246v1, whole genome shotgun sequence encodes:
- the LOC130823310 gene encoding uncharacterized protein LOC130823310 has protein sequence MSANTSMPVNAMATSSQGGVACDYCGVHGHSLMECSVNPNGAMGVPEQVNAFQACPPFNNNSYYPGIPNHPNLSYRSNNVLNPQQQHFPPQAPQQQYGQHQQYQPNQGSPGFQRPPQGHQQQQFKNQQPQSELGELKTMMAQMAKQLEQLGTHNKMLETQVAQLAASSSSRQAGALPGQPTQPHGKETANAITTRSGLSYDEPPMPHNGESNSKDVGISEAITDEASSEAVHEKEKAKEEALQVPPITLPFPNRQVKSKLDKQFVKFLEVVKNLQVTVPFTELITQVPAYAKFMKDILTRKRAFSDVETVAFTEQCSALLQNKSPPKLKDPGSFSIPCHIGKLFIDKALCDLGASVSVMPFSVCSKLKMGDLKVTNITLQMADRSVKYPLGILEDVPVRVGKFYIPVDFIVLDMEEDQQIPIILGRPFLHTAGAVIDVKNGRLTLSVGDDNVTFNLSNALKGPMLEEKCYVIDVVDVICHDNLPLTLMKDPLEVVLCLESSTGDASIWKTEIDAVEQALCNEELSHSKSKRVQRLVRLICKVEVKKPELKPLPFHLKYVFLDEQELHPVIVSTTLNDAQLSQLLDVLKTHKKAIGYSVDDLKGISPDF, from the coding sequence ATGAGTGCTAATACATCTATGCCAGTCAATGCTATGGCTACCTCTAGCCAAGGTGGAGTTGCTTGTGATTATTGCGGTGTGCATGGTCATTCTCTAATGGAGTGTTCTGTTAATCCCAATGGAGCTATGGGAGTGCCAGAGCAAGTCAATGCTTTTCAAGCTTGTCCTCCTTTCAACAACAATAGCTACTATCCTGGAATTCCGAATCATCCTAACTTGTCATATCGGAGCAACAATGTGCTAAATCCTCAACAGCAACACTTTCCACCACAAGCACCACAACAACAATATGGGCAACATCAGCAATATCAGCCCAATCAAGGATCACCCGGTTTCCAAAGACCTCCTCAAGGCCATCAACAACAGCAATTTAAGAACCAACAACCCCAATCCGAATTGGGGGAGTTGAAAACCATGATGGCTCAAATGGCCAAACAACTTGAGCAACTCGGTACTCACAATAAAATGCTTGAAACTCAAGTCGCTCAATTAGCTGCATCTAGCTCCTCTAGACAAGCAGGAGCATTGCCCGGCCAACCTACTCAACCACATGGCAAGGAGACCGCCAATGCAATCACTACAAGGAGCGGGTTGAGTTATGATGAGCCACCCATGCCTCACAATGGAGAGTCAAATTCGAAAGATGTGGGCATTTCTGAAGCGATTACTGATGAAGCATCTTCTGAGGCAGTGCACGAGAAGGAGAAAGCGAAAGAAGAGGCATTGCAAGTGCCTCCCATCACACTTCCTTTTCCCAACCGCCAAGTGAAGAGCAAGCTTGACAAGCAGTTCGTTAAGTTCTTGGAGGTGGTTAAGAATTTGCAGGTAACAGTTCCTTTTACTGAATTAATCACACAAGTGCCTGCTTATGCTAAATTCATGAAGGACATATTGACTAGGAAAAGAGCTTTTAGTGATGTGGAAACAGTTGCTTTTACTGAACAATGTAGTGCTTTGCTACAAAATAAATCCCCTCCAAAACTGAAAGATCCTGGTAGTTTCTCCATCCCTTGTCACATTGGAAAACTGTTTATTGATAAAGCTTTATGTGATTTAGGAGCTAGTGTTAGTGTGATGCCTTTTTCTGTCTGTTCTAAACTGAAAATGGGTGATCTAAAAGTTACTAATATTACTCTACAAATGGCCGACCGTTCTGTTAAATATCCTTTGGGTATTTTGGAGGATGTCCCTGTTAGGGTAGGTAAGTTTTATATCCCTGTTGATTTTATTGTTCTTGATATGGAGGAAGATCAACAAATTCCTATTATTTTAGGAAGACCTTTCCTTCATACGGCAGGAGCAGTAATTGATGTGAAAAATGGTAGACTTACACTTTCTGTAGGGGATGACAATGTAACTTTCAACTTGAGCAATGCTTTGAAAGGTCCCATGCTTGAGGAAAAATGCTATGTTATTGATGTAGTTGATGTGATTTGTCATGATAACTTGCCCCTAACTCTTATGAAAGATCCTTTGGAGGTCGTTCTTTGTCTTGAATCTTCTACAGGTGATGCTAGCATTTGGAAGACTGAAATTGATGCTGTTGAACAAGCTCTTTGTAATGAAGAGCTTAGTCACAGCAAGAGTAAGAGAGTGCAGAGGTTAGTTCGGCTTATATGCAAGGTAGAGGTAAAGAAGCCCGAACTAAAACCTCTCCCTTTCCATCTTAAGTATGTTTTTCTTGATGAGCAAGAGCTCCATCCTGTTATCGTCAGCACTACACTCAATGATGCCCAACTTTCCCAACTTTTGGATGTTCTGAAAACTCATAAGAAGGCCATTGGGTATAGTGTTGATGATTTGAAAGGTATAAGTCCCGACTTTTGA
- the LOC130824550 gene encoding probable inactive receptor kinase At2g26730, with the protein MRLISSFSFFIILLLLLLTHRSHSEPTQDKLALQAFLSQLPHSPRIQWNASDSVCKWVGVLCDPAQTHVRSLRLPAVGLAGPIPENTIARLSELRVLSIHSNSLTGNLPSDFSNLTFLRALYIGNNQLSGKFPTSLTQLTRLTRLDLSNNNFSGEIPFAVNNLTSLNGLFLQNNNFSGPIPSINADLTDFNVANNSLNGSIPETLKKFPETSFAGNLQLCGDPLPPCNSSFFPSPSPSPMAVVPSSPAEVGGKKKLSKGAIIGISIAAALVLLLLLLFLLFCLLKRRRDKGSSTTTTAKSAGMGVAGTRAVGAGEAGTSSSKDDLTSGTGPEIGERNRLVFVSGGAYSFDLEDLLRASAEVLGKGSIGTSYKAVLEEGTTVVVKRLKDVVAGKREFDVQMEVLGKCKHENLLPLRAYYYSKDEKLLVFDYLPGGSLSALLHGSRGAGRTSLDWDNRMKIALGTARGLACLHVSNNLVHGNIKSSNILLRSNQDPAISDFGLTPLFSPNTTSNNNRIAGYRAPEVVETLKPTFKSDVYSFGVLLLELLTGKSPNQASLGDEGIDLPRWVQSVVREEWTAEVFDVELMRYHNIEEEMVQLLQIAMACVSTVPDQRPSMPDALRMIEEMNRSESNTDDGIRQSSDDPSKGSDGYTPPKESRTPPSSVTP; encoded by the exons ATGAGGCTTATTTcctcattttcattcttcataatcCTTCTGTTACTGCTCTTGACTCACCGATCTCACTCTGAGCCAACTCAGGACAAGCTAGCACTCCAAGCGTTCCTTTCACAACTCCCTCACTCTCCCCGTATCCAATGGAATGCATCCGACTCAGTTTGTAAATGGGTCGGAGTTCTATGTGATCCGGCCCAAACCCATGTTCGTTCCCTCCGTCTTCCTGCTGTTGGATTAGCGGGTCCCATTCCTGAAAACACAATCGCACGTCTATCAGAGCTTCGTGTTCTTAGCATTCATTCTAATAGTCTTACTGGAAATCTCCCTTCTGATTTCTCCAACCTTACTTTTCTCCGTGCTCTTTACATCGGAAACAATCAGCTTTCTGGGAAATTTCCAACGAGTTTGACTCAGTTAACTCGTTTGACTCGTCTTGACTTGTCCAACAACAATTTCTCAGGGGAAATCCCATTTGCGGTCAATAACTTGACTTCATTAAACGGGTTATTTTTACAAAACAACAATTTCTCGGGTCCAATTCCGAGTATTAATGCAGATTTAACTGATTTTAATGTAGCTAATAATAGCTTAAATGGTTCAATTCCAGAAACTCTCAAGAAGTTTCCAGAAACGTCTTTTGCGGGTAATTTACAGTTATGTGGTGACCCATTACCACCATGTAACTCATCCTTTTTCCCTTCACCATCACCTTCACCAATGGCTGTAGTTCCTTCTTCCCCGGCAGAGGTAGGGGGAAAGAAGAAGCTATCTAAAGGAGCAATTATCGGTATATCAATTGCAGCTGCATTAGTATTATTACTGTtactgttattcttattgttctGCCTATTAAAGAGGAGAAGAGATAAAGGTTCTTCTACTACAACCACTGCTAAATCTGCCGGCATGGGAGTAGCAGGCACAAGGGCAGTTGGTGCAGGGGAAGCTGGCACATCATCTTCAAAAGACGATCTGACCAGTGGAACTGGCCCGGAAATCGGGGAGAGGAATAGACTAGTGTTTGTTAGTGGTGGTGCGTATAGTTTTGATCTTGAAGATCTGCTAAGGGCGTCTGCTGAGGTGTTGGGGAAAGGGAGTATAGGAACGAGCTATAAGGCGGTGCTGGAGGAAGGTACTACGGTGGTTGTGAAGAGGCTTAAGGATGTTGTGGCTGGTAAGAGGGAATTTGATGTGCAAATGGAGGTGTTAGGGAAGTGTAAGCATGAAAATTTGCTGCCATTGAGAGCTTATTATTACTCTAAAGATGAGAAATTGTTGGTGTTTGATTATCTGCCTGGTGGTAGCTTATCTGCTCTCTTGCATG GAAGCAGAGGTGCTGGGCGTACATCTCTAGACTGGGATAACCGGATGAAGATAGCCCTTGGTACTGCTCGAGGACTTGCTTGCCTTCATGTATCAAACAATCTCGTCCATGGCAACATAAAATCATCTAACATCCTCTTGCGCTCCAACCAAGACCCTGCGATATCCGATTTTGGACTCACTCCTTTGTTCTCCCCCAACACTACCTCTAATAACAACCGGATTGCTGGGTACAGAGCCCCAGAGGTTGTAGAAACCCTAAAACCAACATTCAAATCTGACGTGTATAGCTTTGGGGTCCTCCTTTTAGAACTTCTTACAGGAAAATCCCCGAACCAAGCTTCGTTAGGAGATGAGGGGATCGATCTTCCTAGGTGGGTACAGTCTGTTGTCCGTGAAGAATGGACTGCCGAGGTTTTTGATGTTGAGCTTATGAGATACCACAATATCGAAGAGGAAATGGTACAACTTCTGCAAATAGCAATGGCTTGTGTCTCAACCGTGCCTGATCAACGACCCTCAATGCCTGATGCCCTACGCATGATTGAAGAAATGAACCGGAGTGAGAGTAACACAGACGATGGTATCCGGCAGTCGTCAGATGATCCGTCCAAAGGGTCTGATGGTTATACCCCGCCCAAGGAGTCGCGGACACCACCTTCTTCTGTTACCCCTTGA